In the genome of Raphanus sativus cultivar WK10039 chromosome 4, ASM80110v3, whole genome shotgun sequence, one region contains:
- the LOC108855375 gene encoding B3 domain-containing protein REM14 yields the protein MANRHFFQPLLPGFHTHLTIPVAFFSKHIEGRNGHNNTAKLRSDASEMTWKVKIEDDGRRLTEGWKEFAHAHDLRVGDIVIFRQEKDMAFHVTLFGPSCCEIQYGSCIDQDNNLEKIPKKKNPNREEAESSEANEIESLSTEPESNEESNHISSQERIERKDKKGGTIRKASSSTTQSRFVTLTIKPSDFKNSRLVSFIKSKTFVFLQSLSRY from the exons ATGGCGAATAGACATTTCTTTCAGCCTCTTCTTCCTGGCTTCCACACTCACTTG ACAATTCCTGTAGCTTTCTTCTCCAAGCATATAGAAGGAAGAAATGGTCATAACAATACGGCGAAGCTGAGATCAGACGCCTCGGAGATGACCTGGAAAGTGAAGATAGAAGATGATGGCCGGAGACTCACTGAAGGTTGGAAAGAGTTCGCTCACGCACACGATCTTCGAGTCGGCGACATTGTCATTTTCAGACAAGAGAAAGACATGGCTTTCCACGTTACACTGTTCGGACCCAGTTGCTGTGAGATACAATACGGATCGTGCATAGACCAAGATAACAACCTCG AGAAgattccaaagaagaagaaccCAAACAGAGAAGAAGCAGAGTCATCAGAAGCTAATGAAATAGAGTCTCTTTCCACAGAACCGGAAAGCAACGAAGAGAGCAACCATATAAGCTCACAGGAACGTatagaaagaaaagataaaaaggGTGGAACGATACGGAAAGCTTCATCTTCAACAACCCAAAGCAGATTTGTGACCTTGACTATCAAACCTTCGGACTTCAAAAACTCTAGGCTGGTCAGTTTTATCAAATCTAAGACATTTGTCTTCTTACAGTCTCTCTCTCGATACTGA
- the LOC130511559 gene encoding uncharacterized protein LOC130511559, whose protein sequence is MSKYVWGENIFFTRAKTKISIISVKDRFPLLFSFLFLSRDSLSCLVNCALSTFPNHSLSLLSPLTSPKSIIFPLISPKSIIFPLISPKSIIFLSHDLTMTHPYEEAKEMKKLKKHYDMLGYICDAQYGIPTRCPCGGEIKTDVSPNPKYRHDFDTLPGSRYFTCKNYEDDGMHFRQPWTFGLEDEVRQLRMEVNNMAEEIAKLKRLITSTSPP, encoded by the exons ATGAGCAAATATGTTTGGggggaaaatattttttttactcgCGCCAAAACGAAAATTTCAATTATTTCGGTCAAAGATAGATTCCCTCTGCTATTTTCCTTCCTTTTCCTTTCTCGTGACTCTCTCTCTTGTCTCGTCAACTGTGCTCTGTCTACTTTTCCCaaccactctctctctctactctctcctCTCACCTCTCCAAAATCCATTATCTTTCCTCTCATCTCTCCAAAATCCATTATCTTTCCTCTCATCTCTCCAAAATCCAttatctttctctctcacgATTTGACAATGACTCATCCTTACGAAGAGgcgaaggagatgaagaagctgaagaaacaCTACGACATGTTAGGCTACATTTGCGATGCCCAATATGGAATTCCTACCCGTTGCCCATGTGGTGGTGAAATCAAGACAGATGTGTCTCCAAATCCGAAGTATCGCCACGATTTCGATACCTTGCCTGGAAGTAGGTACTTCACCTGCAAGAATTATGAG GATGATGGGATGCACTTTCGTCAGCCATGGACTTTTGGTCTTGAGGATGAAGTGAGGCAACTAAGGATGGAGGTCAATAATATGGCTGAAGAGATTGCTAAGCTTAAGAGGCTTATTACCTCCACCTCCCCTCCATGA